ATTATGCAACCTTTCTTCACTGTGGAGTCTTTCCGTTGTCTTCCGGTAACCGGAGCCGGAACCGGGAACTAGAATTTCTATGTGAAGTTGAATAGGCTGGACTATTTAAAACGTGCATGTATTTCcccagaaagagaaggaaaagagagcCTCATGGATATTGGTAACTATCCTAGCTAAACCTAATCTTAGGATGGTGGTAAATCAGTGTGCCGGTGATTTCGAAATGTCAATGCCGGTAGCCGAAATAGTGATAGAATCCCTGGTGACCCGGTTCACGAAAAGACGTGTTCATTATGAATGCCAAGTCTCTAGTCGTGTCAAGCCAGCTGCTTGTCACGATACTATCCGCTGGCGCATGGGTTGTCACGGCAAAGTCACGTCACAGTTCGAGCAAGTCTTGCAATGTAATTGTATAAACTTTTTTTCCGGTATTGATATTTCTACCAAAGCAACTCCTCTGTTCGACGCCGCGGTACTCCTTGCTCGCTGTTAAAGCTTTGTAAGTAGTATCCAACTACTCAGAAAGAAATGGTGTTGACACCAGCCAATGGGCAAAGCACGGAAGTCTCGATGTTCTCCGCAGTCGGGGGGTATTTTCTGGAAACCCGACTTATTTGCTTTTCCCCaattctcctcctcttcttggtGCTTAGACCAACCCCTCGTTTCATATGACGCTGCTGACAACATAGTATCGTAGTGCCCTAAGCGGTATCCTAGACGAGATGCAGTTGCAGTCGGAAACTCTGTCCTTGTCTGCATTGTATCATGATGAGATAGGCTTACGTGCCCATCTCGAAATGCACCGTGAATGGGTTGCCACTGTGCATGACCACTCGGCGTCCTCGTATACTATGCCACGTAGTATGCATGCTCCAGAAGGCATCTTCCTGGTTATCATCATAGTCCGCGTCATTGTAGGTATTCGTTCATCCCTCCGCTCCACCTATGACTCCTCGCCCGTGGCAGGAGACATATTTAACCGAAGAGAGCAGCGCCGCCAGACTCGACAGCCTCGATCTCGGCAGCGTTGAGGGGAGCGCGGTGGAAGCGGGCAGGAAGCTCAGAAAGGTCAAAGGCAACACCCTTGGGAGGGTTGACAGAGCCCAGAGAGGCAGCACTGGTACCGCCGAAGCCAGACTTCTGAAGAGGACCATGCTGCTGGACGTGGTCACGGTAGGAGCTGAAGTTCTTGTGAGAAGCGGCGGCGTCGCCGTTTCCATAGCCGGACCAGGACTCGGGGAGCTTCTCAACACCGGAGGCGGGGTGAGGCTTGGGGGTATGGTCGACGTTGGCTAGAGAATAAATTGTTAGCTGGAGCAGGCAACGAGGGGAAAGGTTTCGTTTCTAGGTGAGACATACAAGGGATGGTTCGGGGACCGAGAAACTTGATGAGAGGGGTTCGCTCAGCGTGGACAGCAGCCTGTCGGAGGGCACGAGTAGCAGAGAACATGGTGATGGTTGTCTGCGTGTTGAGGTAATTGGTAGTTGGTCGGGCGGGTTTCTTGTGTGGGTGAATCTAGAGTGTTTGCTAAGACACTTATGGATATAAGCAAAGAGTTGAAAATCGAGAAAAGCAATTGAGTttgttgagaagaaggaagggtAAGAGTAGAAGGCCGAGGTGGGAAAAGACGAGGTTATGTATCTGAGGAATTTTTGTAGTGGTAGCCCAGTTCAGGCCAAGGTTAGGTTCATTTGTACCGCGCCGAAGCGCAAGCGCAACCCAGCACAACTCAGCGCACTTACAGGGAAGGTGCCTAGCTCCGTCCCGTTCGGATGGCGCGAACTGGCCTGGGCATGAGCTAAAAAGTTGGAATCCACCGACAAAAAAAACCTCGACTCGTCAAAACAGGCCACAATTGACATTGCATGCCCTGGACAGGCGCTACAACACGTTACCCACCCTTGCCATGGCTTCTATAGTCTTGATGTGGGAGAAGTCAGTGCCCAAAAGCAAAAAGCAAAGTTATGAGAGTGGGATGAGTCTCAGTGGCACAGCATACCTACGCGAATCCCGTTAACGTGGGATGTATCTGCACTCTGCTCTGCATTACATGGGTTGTGCCAACGTCTGGTCTGAACACCATACCCATGACAATGCTGCAGTCTCCAGGTCCAGGCAGCTTAGGGCCAAAATCTCCGCTCTCTCGCATTCAAGATGAGATTTACTTGTGACAGACAACCAGGACAGGAAGGGCAAGGTTGCACTCTGCAACGCCCAAACAACGAACGCTGTTAGAGACTTTCGGCCTTCCACGTCGTAGACTAAGGCTGCTTGGGGATCATCCACCCTCCTTCATTACAAACAATTCTGCATAAGTCGAGTCGGACTTTGGCACCGTCGGTGGAAATACCGTTCTTAACTGCACCGCACTGCAGCATGGGGTTTACGACCGGAGTTGTAGCGAAATGGCGTGGTTCCTGGCCTTGCATAACGGATTTAAGCAACCGTCGTTCACGACTGCAGCTTATTCATCTTTGGAACGAAGAAATGCGCCAGATTTCCCGAACcgatttaatagtataatatccCAAAACTACACAGCATTCGCCGGCATCTTAAACCGAACCGAGAGTTGGGGTAGCTATGTACATGTAACTGTCTACAAACTTGATGCTATTCACTGGTACTGCTACCCTAAAAAGTTTCTTGGATGACCACCCTCCTGAAATCAGCTTGCATTCGATGCACACATATTGCGATCGTTAAACATCTGCCGGCTCGAAGCTCATGGCGTTTGGTTGGAGAAGTTTCCCTCCTCCAGCCCTAgtctcaccatcatcaagccGCCCCTCCTCGCCGTTTCTCCGGGATTGACATCAGGAGACAACAGACAGAACAGAGGCGAGCCTCGTTTAACGCGCGGGGGGTTCGATATTTCCCTTTTGGGCGAACACATTTGTCCGGGGGGGGGCGACGTCTGGGGGGAACTAAAGATTGTCTGGTTGGTGGAGGAGGTGGGTAGACTAGTAAAGTGATGCTTTAAACAACGGACAGATGGGCGCATCTGCTAGGGATGATGTTGTTAATCAAAGACGAGGCAAGAAGGCGCAATCCTACATTGCATCCATCAACTTTGCCATATCCAATGCATGGATTCCTGGTCTCAACAATCTGCACAGCGGTGCTCCGTGCCGTGCCCGTGCCACCCGAGCCTGGTCGTTGACGCGATCTCTTAGGAAAACAAAGGCCTCAGAAGCGCCAAAGCAATGACCATGTCAATGTCATTGCTGGACCCTACCTACGTAATTGAAGCGAGGCCCCTGTCCGAAACCAACGTTGTGCGTCTGGTTTGCTTTAGCTGCCGCTGTATGCGGAgcggagaggagaggagaggagaggagcgGATCTAGGCAGATGGGCAAGCACATGGTCGAGAAAGGCTAATGTCTAGCCTAAAAACGCCGACATACAAGCGCGAAAAGACCAACGTTACAGTTGAAGATCCAGCTGGGCAGCCCGAGAAGGGCCCTGGGGAAACGCCGAACAGCGAAGGTCATTTGGTCGACTGATGATGCTCCAGAGGGTGTTGGACTATCTAGACGATAATGTTACGATGACAGTAATGACTCTTCAAAGAATAGCATCCGATTGATCATGGTGATATGCAGACAAACCACGGGCTCATTGACTTATTAAAGAGATACACAAATCGTAAGACGTGGCATTGGTTTCCTCAATCGTTTACGAAACGGAAATGCTCGTCTTGGTGTTTTTGTTGCAAAGTTGATATCTCTGAATCAAGATGATATACTGACCAATCCTGTGTCGAGAACTGGCTATGACAGATTGTGATTACACCTGGTTTATGGATAGGAGATACGTACCGAATTCACCCCTGCCTCTGAATCTCATCCTTCTTGTTTTAATTTACCTACCcgtctacctacctaggtaccttagtactaagCTGCTAGGTAGAGAGAGGTTGACAAAAATTATAGTGAAATTGGCAGGAGAATCCGAGTTTTGAGGTTTATGTTCCCTTTTCAGTTTTGGTGTCTATGTCTATGTCGTGGATCTGATAGATTGAGTGAGATGGTATGTTGCACCGATACTTGCTCAATGTCTACCAACGTTATCATACTTACTAACTACCACATGCTGCATGAATAAGAAACCTCGCGTAACATTTCCAAAAGGCCCGACCTCCACGGTAACCCAATTTTTCCCACTTTGTTTCGTATTCCAGATCAACCTTCTTTTCCTCAAATTGAGTGTCGGTATGTAGAAGCGTGGCTTACACCGGGAGCCGGCATCGGTGGAAATCCTTGAAGTCTGTGCTGTGTCATGGTACCGCTCCCTGGGCTGCGATTGGTCTTGATGAATTAGCTTATTTTGCGCCTCAACATCACTCTCGCTCCGTGAGTCCGTGGACTTTCTTATCCTCTTGGGGTAATCCCGCTTGCACGTGAAACCCGAGGGAGGAGCTCCTCCGCGATTTTGTAAAAGTCGAGGTCAAATCTCTACTTTTCATCTTTTcattttgtatgggaggCCATTGCGCCTACTTTTCCCTCTGATATGTTGTGAATACTCACTATATGGGGGATCTGATTTCACATTTAAAGTCTGCCtcgcttttactttaatatctAATGTATCTTTAGCTTGGAGAAAGTGAGGTTTTATCATGGTTTCAGTTCTCTCTGATGCCTCTTCTATACATTCCTGAGCAACCTCATCTTCAAAATGGGAAAATTTGCGGAATTATCTGTGTGGTGCTGTTGTCTTCTCCAGATGGATAAGAAAGCCGTACTTGACCAATCAGAGTCTTCCGCTTCAAGCTAGCATACCCCATCTGGGGAAGCCAGTATTGGCCAATCCCCTGTAAACTTTCCTACACACCCGGGCACCGAAATTCAATTATGGCCAGTGAGACACTGAGGCACTCTATTTTAGACAACATATCGTAACGCATTCCTCTTTACCAACTACCTAAGGTAGTACTCTTTCTTCAGTTAGCAGCCGATTGGCTTCTATCCTTCACCCTCGCCCCAGGGCATACGGATTCAAGATAAATGAACTCTTTCGGTGACATCAGTCGAACGCGAAGATGGTGACATCGGATTGTGTTGgataggtaataaaaaatGGGCAATGTATCTCGATCGATTTAAGACGTGCTTCGTGGTAACTGAAGTCCCATTCAAGAACATAGGCCTGCTTTTGATGTCGGGAAATCAATGCGTTCTCTGCAACTACCTAGGAAGTGAATGGCTTCATTGGAATGGTGTTCTTGTGAGCAAATCTAGTCTACCAAGCCTATGAGTAAGTCATGAGTGTGCCTGCTATAGAGTGTAGGACTGCCTTGCCCGTGCCCCAAGGAGGCATTGTCGATATGGCAAATGCAAAGCATTTGCCGCAATTAGGTAATCAACGCTGTGCCAAACTCGACTTGAAACCATTGCAAGTCCACAGAAACATAAACATATTTTTAATTCTCTAACCCAAACTTTTCTTTCATCGCATTGTTTACCCAGGTCATCTCAGTGTCGGGCCCAACATCTACATCAAGCACGCGACCTGACGACTGCTGCACAGATCTGATGAACCAACCTTGACGCGTGTAGACGCTCCAACCCAGGTGTACGCCTCCACCAGCCACTCATACCACACCTTTGTATCGTCTGTTTGACGCCACATACTGACCTCAAGCTCAGTATCAGCTGGGAAGTAAAGAGGTTTCTGTGAAGCTGTTAGTGTTGTACTGCCCGATACTATTCACAATGACTTACCTTGAGGGGGAAGAAGATGGGGAACCATGAGATCATGTCCTTGCTCTTGTCATCAATACGTTCGGGGTGTGTGCTAATCTCAATCTTCGCGCCCTTGTTCTCAGGAATCTGAGACTCATACAACGTCGACTCAAAGTAACCAGCCAAACCGTGGGTAACGCCCCTTGTTCTACAAACGAACGTAAGATGGCAATACCTTGAGTTGTGATCGTTAGCACCAGCAGCACCAGCCATGCTGCCACCGCCACCGCCAACAACACCACCCGATCGCTTCGCCTCAAGGGCGACGAGCGACGATTCAGGAATAGGGTGCGAGAACTCCCAAGCTTCTTGGAATCGAGGCTTGTTGGGTGCTCGCTCAGCGACGAAGTCAAGAGCGAAAAGCCGGACAACCCAAGGAGTCTCGAAGGCGTGAGGGTCTCCGGGCACTCGTGAGAGGATATCGGCATGAATCTTGGGTGTTGAGATAGGACTCATGTGAGCGGTGTAGCTACTGGGAATCGAGATGCCGTGGGGGGTGGACATGACGTGCTGGATACCATCGAGACACTCAGGTGACAGCTCGTTATCTCCAAAAGATCCGAGAAGTTCAGAGATGAGAATATCAACCTTGCCATATACAGGTCCATTCTCGTCTTCAGAAACGACAGGACCCTTCCAAGCTCGCATATCAGTCTTGACGACCTTAACATTACCGCCCCAGACGAGTTCATTTTGGCGCAAAAGATAGACATAGGCGTTGGGGTTCTTTTCAACGGCCCACATATCGATCGGTACTCCAGCATCTTCAGATGCCTTGAGGGCTCGAGTAACCAGTGGACCACGGCCAGAACCAGCAACTGCAACAACAACCTTGCCGTCTTTGGAGAGAGGCTTCTTCAGCCCCTTCCACTCTGTAAGAGCCTCAAACACAGCAATCTCGTACTGGCTATACTTGACGGGATCTCCTTCGAAAACTTCGTACGTAGCTGACTCAAGGTTGTCGGATAGAGGCTGGAGAGGTGACTGCAGCCAGTCCTGGAAGCTGGTCAGGGTAGGGCTCTCGAGGTAAGTGAATGGGGGCTGTTGGTCTTCGAGCCATCGGAGATAAGAGATGTAGTCATTCGTCTTGACTTGGGAATCTTGTCCTTTAGACAACTGATTCTGTGTCTCTGCTTCGGAGAGGCTAGGAAACTCATCCTGGGAGGTAGGTGGAACTTGGGGGCCGTCCTTGAGGTGGGAGACGTCAGGACCAACATCGCGAAGAAGGATCCAGGGAACGTTCTTCAATCTCATATACGAGAAGATGAGATTCTGGTGATGCTTGGACAGCGAAGGGAAGCCAGCCTTGTTCGTCTGGAAAGTGGATGGTGTAAGAGTGAGGTAGTGCAGGGGTTCCGCGAACCAACGGTCCTGGAGGTCCTTCTCAGGCATCACACGAGGGATCTCCAGAGCTTTTCAAGAAGTTAGTATCTATTGATAACAATCAGAAATCAAATTACCTACAGACGAAGAGTCTAGTGTTGTAGTTGCAAACACTGCGGACATGGTGCCATGAATCCCACGCGGCTAGGAGGTCGATTTCCTTTCCCTCGGTCTTGGTAGGAGTTTTTACATCAAGCGAAGAGATATTGACTTCTTTTGACTCTTGAACAGGTTCACGGTACATTGGCATCTGGATCAAAAAGGTAAGGCGGTTGCCAATGGTGAGAGCTTCCTCTACAGCACGAGAATACTGAGCAAGACTCTGGTTTCCGCCATCAATAGAAGCATCCTGTCGAGGCCCAGGGATGATGATGCTGCGCACGCCACAGAAGTTGGCGTAGTTGATCTCAACGTTGAGTACTTGGCGAGAGATGCTGGAGATGATGGGGTTAGAAGAGCCAAGGTCGATCCAGGGGCTGATGACGGCAGTGTAAGTGTTAACAGCAGCGCAGGGAAACAGACTCGTGTCCTTTGTGGTCAGAGGGGGCAGAATGGGCTCTGCTCGTGAACCAGTCGCCGTAGTGGTAGGCTTCTCGCCATTGTTGGAGAGAGTAGAAAGATGCTCAGACACTAGCGCAAAGACGCGGTCTCGGAAGTGAGTGTTTGTGACGGGAGTCGTAGCAAAGGCCAGCTATCCAGAGAGTCAATCGGTGATCCCAGTAATTTTAGATTAGACTGCAAGAACAAGAGGGTTCATAATGGCTCCTAGAAGCTGTTGACGTGTATGACTTGCGACTTACACCATGGTTGAGCAGATGGCCATACTGTAAATCAGTGAGGGGCTCG
This Fusarium poae strain DAOMC 252244 chromosome 3, whole genome shotgun sequence DNA region includes the following protein-coding sequences:
- a CDS encoding hypothetical protein (BUSCO:55752at5125), which codes for MFSATRALRQAAVHAERTPLIKFLGPRTIPSNVDHTPKPHPASGVEKLPESWSGYGNGDAAASHKNFSSYRDHVQQHGPLQKSGFGGTSAASLGSVNPPKGVAFDLSELPARFHRAPLNAAEIEAVESGGAALFG
- a CDS encoding hypothetical protein (BUSCO:7299at5125), coding for MASEDVGFDISDGFGLQRPSFHIGYHNSNSNEPLTDLQYGHLLNHGLAFATTPVTNTHFRDRVFALVSEHLSTLSNNGEKPTTTATGSRAEPILPPLTTKDTSLFPCAAVNTYTAVISPWIDLGSSNPIISSISRQVLNVEINYANFCGVRSIIIPGPRQDASIDGGNQSLAQYSRAVEEALTIGNRLTFLIQMPMYREPVQESKEVNISSLDVKTPTKTEGKEIDLLAAWDSWHHVRSVCNYNTRLFVSLEIPRVMPEKDLQDRWFAEPLHYLTLTPSTFQTNKAGFPSLSKHHQNLIFSYMRLKNVPWILLRDVGPDVSHLKDGPQVPPTSQDEFPSLSEAETQNQLSKGQDSQVKTNDYISYLRWLEDQQPPFTYLESPTLTSFQDWLQSPLQPLSDNLESATYEVFEGDPVKYSQYEIAVFEALTEWKGLKKPLSKDGKVVVAVAGSGRGPLVTRALKASEDAGVPIDMWAVEKNPNAYVYLLRQNELVWGGNVKVVKTDMRAWKGPVVSEDENGPVYGKVDILISELLGSFGDNELSPECLDGIQHVMSTPHGISIPSSYTAHMSPISTPKIHADILSRVPGDPHAFETPWVVRLFALDFVAERAPNKPRFQEAWEFSHPIPESSLVALEAKRSGGVVGGGGGSMAGAAGANDHNSRYCHLTFVCRTRGVTHGLAGYFESTLYESQIPENKGAKIEISTHPERIDDKSKDMISWFPIFFPLKKPLYFPADTELEVSMWRQTDDTKVWYEWLVEAYTWVGASTRVKVGSSDLCSSRQVACLM